In Amycolatopsis methanolica 239, a single genomic region encodes these proteins:
- a CDS encoding diacylglycerol kinase: MTHQVVQWSTGNVGRHAIAGIDAHPELELVGVWVSHPDKAGHDAGELAGLGRSLGVEATTDADALLALEPDYVVYTAMADDRSMEALADLQRILRAGVNVVSSSPVFLQFPDGVVPEEVSGPVRAAATEGGASLWVNGVDPGFANDWLPLVLTGVCERIDEVRCFEILDYSTYDNRKVVFDIMCFGGSLGETPMLLQPGVLSLAWGSVVRQLAAGLGVELDAVEESSERLPAPSAFDISCGTIAEGTAAAPRFEVRGMRGGRPVCVLEHVTRLRPDLGPDWPQPSGQGCYRVQVTGEPNYMLDLRLVGTEGDHNTAGLKATAMRLVNAIPAVVAAPPGLLTALDLPLVTGRGLVSWTSASGRCRGPRPPRRGPRNRARRRGAGRCPGNATAAARAGTGTRR, translated from the coding sequence GTGACGCACCAGGTGGTGCAGTGGAGCACCGGCAATGTGGGGCGGCACGCGATCGCGGGCATCGACGCGCATCCGGAGCTGGAACTGGTCGGTGTCTGGGTGTCGCACCCGGACAAGGCCGGCCACGACGCCGGTGAGCTGGCCGGCCTGGGCCGGTCGCTGGGCGTCGAGGCGACCACCGACGCCGACGCGCTGCTGGCGCTGGAGCCGGACTACGTGGTCTACACGGCGATGGCGGACGACCGGTCGATGGAGGCGCTGGCCGACCTGCAGCGGATCCTGCGGGCCGGGGTGAACGTGGTGTCGAGCAGCCCGGTGTTCCTGCAGTTCCCGGACGGCGTGGTGCCCGAGGAGGTGTCCGGCCCGGTGCGCGCGGCCGCGACGGAAGGCGGCGCGTCGCTGTGGGTGAACGGCGTCGACCCGGGGTTCGCCAACGACTGGCTGCCGCTGGTGCTGACCGGCGTGTGCGAGCGGATCGACGAGGTGCGCTGCTTCGAGATCTTGGACTACTCGACCTACGACAACCGCAAGGTCGTCTTCGACATCATGTGCTTCGGCGGCTCGCTCGGGGAGACTCCCATGCTGCTGCAGCCCGGCGTGCTGTCGCTGGCGTGGGGCAGCGTGGTGCGTCAGCTGGCGGCCGGGCTGGGCGTGGAGCTGGACGCGGTCGAGGAGAGCTCCGAGCGGCTGCCGGCACCGTCGGCGTTCGACATCTCGTGCGGCACGATCGCCGAGGGCACCGCGGCCGCGCCGCGGTTCGAGGTGCGCGGCATGCGCGGCGGACGGCCGGTGTGCGTGCTGGAGCACGTGACGCGGCTGCGGCCGGACTTGGGGCCGGACTGGCCGCAGCCGTCGGGGCAGGGCTGCTACCGGGTGCAAGTGACCGGCGAGCCGAACTACATGCTGGACCTGCGGCTGGTCGGCACGGAGGGCGACCACAACACGGCGGGCCTGAAGGCGACCGCGATGCGCCTGGTGAACGCGATCCCCGCGGTGGTCGCGGCGCCACCGGGGCTGCTGACGGCGCTGGACCTGCCGCTGGTGACGGGGCGCGGCCTGGTCAGTTGGACCAGTGCGTCAGGCCGATGTAGAGGACCACGCCCGCCACGACGAGGGCCGCGAAACCGAGCGCGCCGCCGAGGAGCAGGCCGCTGCCCAGGGAACGCCACGGCGGCCGCGCGAGCCGGCACAGGGACCCGCCGATGA
- a CDS encoding ABC transporter substrate-binding protein: MTPAGNRGLPVFRRIAPLFAVLLVLAGCATRPSEDSTAPPESDGVFPVTVAAPGAPAVTLDRQPQRIVSLSPSATETLFALGAGPQVVAVDSASNFPEQAPRTQLSGLSPDPETIAAYRPDLVVVYADTTGLADALAKTGTKTLVMPDAKTLDDAYAQFEVLGKATGHQAEGESLARQTRDEIDKIVADTPKRSLTYYWELDQTFYSVTAATFAGQVLTRFGLTNIADGTDPSASGGYPQLSAERILQSNPDLIFLADSKCCGQNAQTVAARPGWNTLTAVQRGQVIALDDDIASRWSPRIVELVRTVADAIARTGA; encoded by the coding sequence ATGACGCCGGCCGGAAACCGAGGTCTTCCCGTGTTCCGTCGTATCGCACCGTTGTTCGCCGTTCTACTCGTACTCGCCGGGTGCGCCACCCGGCCGTCCGAGGATTCCACCGCCCCACCCGAAAGCGACGGCGTCTTCCCGGTCACGGTCGCCGCGCCCGGCGCACCCGCGGTGACCCTCGACCGGCAGCCGCAGCGGATCGTGTCGTTGTCGCCGTCGGCCACCGAGACGTTGTTCGCGCTCGGCGCGGGACCGCAGGTGGTCGCGGTCGACTCGGCGTCGAACTTCCCGGAGCAGGCGCCGCGGACCCAGTTGTCCGGCCTGAGCCCGGATCCGGAGACGATCGCCGCCTACCGGCCCGACCTCGTCGTGGTCTACGCCGACACCACCGGCCTCGCCGACGCGCTGGCCAAGACCGGCACCAAGACCCTCGTGATGCCCGACGCGAAGACGCTCGACGACGCCTACGCGCAGTTCGAGGTGCTGGGCAAGGCGACCGGGCACCAGGCCGAGGGCGAGAGCCTGGCCCGGCAGACCCGCGACGAGATCGACAAGATCGTCGCGGACACGCCGAAGCGGTCGCTGACCTACTACTGGGAGCTGGACCAGACGTTCTACAGCGTGACCGCGGCAACCTTCGCCGGGCAGGTGCTCACCCGGTTCGGCCTCACCAACATCGCCGACGGCACCGATCCGTCCGCCTCCGGCGGCTACCCGCAGCTGTCGGCCGAACGCATCCTGCAGTCGAACCCGGACCTGATCTTCCTCGCGGACAGCAAGTGCTGCGGGCAGAACGCCCAGACCGTCGCAGCCCGGCCGGGCTGGAACACGTTGACCGCCGTGCAACGCGGACAGGTGATCGCGCTCGACGACGACATCGCCTCGCGGTGGAGCCCGCGGATCGTCGAGCTCGTCCGCACGGTCGCCGACGCGATCGCCAGGACCGGTGCCTGA
- a CDS encoding ABC transporter ATP-binding protein translates to MTALSLRSVRAGYGDCPVVHGVSVEVPPGGWLAIVGPNGAGKSTLLKTVAGLLPPQGEVLIGGRSGLPRKELARVVGYAPQDPAVPAGLTVTDYVLLGRTPHLGLLARESRADLSIVEHVLARLDLGELAGRRMDMLSGGERQRAVLARVLAQRASLLLLDEPTTGLDIGHAQALLELIDRLRHEDGITVVSTLHDLTFAAQYADQLLLLDGGRAVAAGPPAEVLTAKALARHYGAAAEVRVGDHGELAVLPIRPGRP, encoded by the coding sequence GTGACCGCGTTGTCGTTGCGCTCGGTGCGGGCCGGCTACGGCGATTGCCCGGTGGTGCACGGGGTGTCCGTCGAGGTGCCGCCCGGCGGGTGGCTGGCGATCGTGGGCCCGAACGGCGCCGGGAAGTCCACTTTGCTCAAAACGGTGGCGGGACTCCTGCCGCCGCAAGGGGAAGTGCTCATCGGCGGCCGCTCCGGGTTGCCACGCAAGGAACTCGCGCGCGTCGTCGGCTACGCGCCCCAGGACCCGGCGGTGCCCGCGGGCCTGACGGTGACCGACTACGTGCTGCTCGGCCGCACACCGCACCTGGGCCTGCTGGCACGGGAAAGCCGCGCGGATCTGTCCATTGTGGAGCACGTGCTGGCCCGGCTGGATCTTGGTGAGCTGGCGGGCAGGCGGATGGACATGCTGTCCGGCGGCGAACGCCAGCGGGCGGTCCTGGCGCGGGTGCTGGCGCAGCGGGCGAGCCTGCTGCTGCTCGACGAGCCGACCACCGGCCTGGACATCGGGCACGCGCAGGCGCTGCTGGAGCTGATCGACCGGCTTCGGCACGAGGACGGCATCACCGTGGTGTCGACGCTGCACGACCTGACGTTCGCCGCGCAGTACGCCGACCAGCTCCTGTTGCTCGACGGCGGCCGGGCGGTCGCGGCCGGGCCGCCAGCGGAGGTGCTCACCGCGAAGGCACTGGCACGGCACTACGGCGCGGCGGCGGAGGTCCGCGTCGGCGATCATGGTGAACTGGCCGTACTACCGATCCGCCCGGGCCGGCCCTGA
- a CDS encoding DUF3291 domain-containing protein codes for MAYELAQVNVGRLVAPLTSPQLKDFVDALDPVNALADAAPGLVWRMQTEDGNATAIRAFEWDAGTSAGVIVNMSTWRSVEDLAAYVYSGEHRAVLKRRREWFERMPEAFTALWWVPEGHRPGTDEAEDRIRHLRAHGPTPYAFTFRETFPPGGAVPEPGQADWFCKA; via the coding sequence ATGGCCTATGAACTCGCGCAGGTGAACGTCGGCCGCCTGGTCGCTCCGCTGACGTCGCCCCAGCTCAAGGACTTCGTGGACGCGCTCGACCCGGTCAACGCGCTCGCCGACGCCGCGCCCGGTCTCGTGTGGCGCATGCAGACCGAGGACGGCAACGCGACCGCGATCCGCGCCTTCGAGTGGGACGCGGGCACCAGCGCGGGGGTCATCGTCAACATGTCGACGTGGCGTTCGGTCGAGGACCTGGCCGCGTACGTGTACTCGGGGGAGCACCGGGCGGTGCTCAAGCGCCGCCGCGAGTGGTTCGAGCGGATGCCCGAGGCGTTCACCGCGCTGTGGTGGGTGCCCGAGGGGCACCGGCCGGGTACCGACGAGGCCGAGGACCGGATCCGGCACCTGCGTGCGCACGGGCCGACGCCGTACGCGTTCACCTTCCGCGAGACGTTCCCGCCCGGCGGCGCCGTGCCCGAGCCCGGGCAGGCCGACTGGTTCTGCAAGGCATGA
- the lgt gene encoding prolipoprotein diacylglyceryl transferase, whose amino-acid sequence MNSASAVFLATIPSPDRGVWHLGPIPIRAYALCIIAGIILAIWWGDRRWVQRGGTKGTVVDIAVWAVPFGLVGGRLYHVITDWWRYFGEGKDPVKALYIWDGGLGIWGAIALGAVGAWIGCRRKGVPLPAMADAIAPGIVVAQAIGRLGNYFNQELYGAHTTLPWGLEIYQRFDPNNPTIPDQGPNGIAFGHIPLADSPVHPTFLYELIWNLLIAALVVYADRKMRLGHGRAFALYVAGYTLGRFWIELMRTDDATHIVGLRVNTWTSILVFAGAMVYFVLARRRGPREAPETLRSKDDDTEKVAPERE is encoded by the coding sequence GTGAATTCCGCCTCGGCTGTGTTCCTCGCGACGATCCCGAGCCCGGACCGCGGCGTCTGGCACCTGGGACCGATCCCGATCCGCGCCTACGCGCTGTGCATCATCGCCGGCATCATCCTCGCCATCTGGTGGGGCGACCGCCGCTGGGTGCAGCGCGGCGGCACCAAGGGCACGGTCGTCGACATCGCCGTGTGGGCCGTGCCGTTCGGTCTCGTCGGCGGCCGCCTCTACCACGTCATCACCGACTGGTGGCGCTACTTCGGCGAGGGCAAGGACCCGGTCAAGGCGCTCTACATCTGGGACGGCGGCCTCGGCATCTGGGGCGCGATCGCCCTCGGCGCGGTCGGCGCGTGGATCGGCTGCCGCCGCAAGGGTGTGCCGCTGCCCGCGATGGCCGACGCGATCGCCCCCGGCATCGTCGTCGCGCAGGCCATCGGCCGCCTCGGCAACTACTTCAACCAGGAGCTCTACGGCGCGCACACCACGCTGCCCTGGGGCCTGGAGATCTACCAGCGCTTCGACCCGAACAACCCGACGATCCCGGACCAGGGGCCCAACGGCATCGCGTTCGGGCACATCCCGCTCGCGGACAGCCCGGTGCACCCGACGTTCCTGTACGAGCTGATCTGGAACCTGCTCATCGCGGCGCTGGTCGTCTACGCCGACCGGAAGATGCGCCTCGGCCACGGCCGCGCGTTCGCCCTGTACGTCGCCGGGTACACGCTGGGCCGGTTCTGGATCGAGCTGATGCGCACCGACGACGCCACGCACATCGTCGGCCTGCGGGTCAACACGTGGACGTCGATCCTCGTCTTCGCGGGCGCGATGGTCTACTTCGTCCTCGCCAGGCGGCGAGGGCCGCGCGAGGCACCGGAAACGTTGCGCAGCAAGGACGACGACACCGAGAAAGTCGCCCCGGAACGCGAGTAG
- a CDS encoding MOSC domain-containing protein, with amino-acid sequence MSMAKVLSVNIGTKRELREADLGITGIDKRPVDGPVAVAAPGPRGVGASGVAGDVICDLRHHGGDDQAVYAYAREDLDVWAVELLGRELPPGVFGENLTTTGVDVTGALIGERWRVGSSLVLEVTSPRIPCRTFAGWLGERGWVKTFTQRALPGAYFRVLEPGPVEAGDAVTVLSRPGHGVTIGTAFRAFTTEPALLPDLATVEALPEYDKRKIRRALERRATAAE; translated from the coding sequence ATGAGCATGGCGAAGGTGCTGTCGGTCAACATCGGGACGAAGCGCGAGCTGCGGGAGGCCGATCTCGGGATCACCGGGATCGACAAGCGCCCCGTCGACGGGCCGGTGGCGGTGGCCGCGCCCGGCCCGCGCGGCGTCGGCGCGAGCGGTGTGGCCGGTGACGTGATCTGCGACCTGCGCCACCACGGCGGCGACGACCAGGCGGTGTACGCGTACGCGCGGGAGGACCTGGACGTCTGGGCGGTGGAACTACTGGGCCGCGAGCTGCCACCCGGCGTGTTCGGCGAAAACCTGACCACGACGGGCGTCGACGTGACCGGGGCGCTGATCGGGGAGCGGTGGCGGGTCGGCTCGTCGCTGGTGCTGGAGGTGACCTCGCCGCGCATCCCGTGCCGCACGTTCGCCGGCTGGCTCGGCGAACGCGGCTGGGTGAAGACGTTCACGCAGCGCGCGCTGCCCGGCGCGTACTTCCGGGTGCTGGAGCCGGGGCCGGTGGAGGCCGGCGACGCGGTGACGGTGCTGTCACGGCCCGGCCACGGCGTGACGATCGGGACGGCGTTCCGGGCGTTCACCACGGAGCCCGCGCTGCTACCCGACCTGGCCACCGTGGAGGCCCTGCCGGAGTACGACAAGCGCAAGATACGCCGCGCCCTTGAGCGACGCGCCACCGCCGCGGAGTGA
- a CDS encoding FecCD family ABC transporter permease: MPDTRTRLRAPVLVAGLVVLVAVLLFAALVGASDLGWQRVLAEIWAQLTGGQSPLSAREAAIVWQLRVPRVLLAGIVGAALAVSGATFQGVFRNPLADPYLLGAAAGAGMAATLVVVFAPAVSGWVVGPLPLAAFAGALGGVGLSWLVGRSAGGSTSTLLLAGVAVASFLTAIQTFAQQLNTETIRQVYTWMLGGLNVSGWREVLIAVPYVAVAAVVLCLSARLLDVLALGDAEAASLGLRPGRIRLVVLAAASLATAAAVSVSGLIGFVGIVVPHVVRMLAGASYRVVIPLSLVGGAAFLVLADQLARTVMPGELPLGVVTAFTGAPFFAWILRSSRRRFS, translated from the coding sequence GTGCCTGACACCCGGACCCGGCTGCGGGCCCCGGTCCTGGTCGCCGGGCTCGTGGTGCTCGTGGCCGTCCTGCTGTTCGCCGCGCTCGTCGGCGCCAGCGACCTCGGCTGGCAGCGGGTGCTCGCCGAGATCTGGGCGCAGCTCACCGGCGGGCAGTCGCCGCTGTCCGCGCGGGAGGCCGCGATCGTGTGGCAGCTGCGCGTCCCGCGGGTCCTGCTGGCGGGAATCGTGGGCGCGGCGCTCGCGGTGTCCGGGGCGACGTTCCAGGGCGTGTTCCGCAACCCGCTCGCCGACCCGTACCTGCTCGGCGCGGCGGCCGGGGCGGGCATGGCGGCCACGCTCGTCGTCGTGTTCGCCCCGGCGGTCAGCGGCTGGGTCGTCGGGCCGCTGCCGCTGGCCGCGTTCGCCGGCGCGCTCGGCGGGGTCGGGCTGAGCTGGCTGGTGGGCCGCTCGGCCGGCGGCAGCACGAGCACGCTGCTGCTGGCCGGGGTCGCGGTGGCGTCGTTCCTCACCGCGATCCAGACGTTCGCGCAGCAGCTGAACACGGAGACGATCCGGCAGGTCTACACGTGGATGCTGGGCGGGCTGAACGTGAGCGGGTGGCGGGAGGTCCTGATCGCGGTGCCGTACGTGGCGGTCGCCGCGGTCGTGCTGTGCCTGTCGGCGCGGCTGCTCGACGTGCTCGCGCTCGGCGACGCGGAGGCGGCGTCGCTGGGGCTGCGCCCCGGCCGGATCCGGCTGGTGGTGCTGGCGGCGGCGTCGCTGGCCACCGCGGCGGCGGTGTCGGTGAGCGGGCTGATCGGGTTCGTCGGGATCGTGGTGCCGCACGTGGTGCGGATGCTCGCCGGGGCCAGCTACCGGGTGGTGATCCCGCTGTCGCTGGTCGGCGGCGCGGCGTTCCTGGTGCTGGCCGACCAGCTGGCGCGCACGGTCATGCCGGGCGAGCTGCCGCTGGGCGTGGTCACCGCGTTCACCGGGGCGCCGTTCTTCGCCTGGATCCTGCGCTCGTCGCGGAGGAGGTTCTCGTGA